From a single Nicotiana tomentosiformis chromosome 2, ASM39032v3, whole genome shotgun sequence genomic region:
- the LOC138906195 gene encoding uncharacterized protein → MDTFSENHFNLNVDLISLVLIPHIEASIRYKIKECITSVHQEYGCTISKRKAFLRCKRAFEIVYGNWDKSFASLPKYMAALQHFNPETIIEWKLERSPGIPEHIFRYVFWAFKPVIDDFVHCRPVISIDATHVYEKYDIKLLIVVAVDVNGGIFPPVFAICDNESQETWTLYLNHLKEHVVRQRSGICLISDRHGSILSSVQNLHAWQEPYFYHRYCVRHLKANFQKTHPNKDLHDLIWMAATDHQVCKFKNRMVLIRQEDK, encoded by the coding sequence atggacacatttagtgagaatcattttaacttgaatgttgacttgatttctcttgtcttgattccacacattgaagcgtccataaggtacaagatcaaagagtgtataacatctgttCACCAGGAATATGGGTGTACTATttccaaaagaaaggcatttcttaggtgcaaacgtgcgtttgaaattgtttatggtaactgggataagtcttTTGCATCTCTACCCAAgtacatggccgcattgcaacactttaacccagAGACTAttattgaatggaagcttgaacggagtccgggaataccagaacatatattcagatatgtgttttgggcatttaaaccagtAATTGATGATTTTGTGCATTGTcgaccggtaatatccatagacgccACTCATGTCTATGAAAAGTATGATATTAAATTGTTGATCGTAGTTGCAGTAGATGTTAATGGAGGTATATTTCCACCAGTTTTTGCTATTTGTgacaatgaaagccaagagacgtggacactatatttgaaccacttgaaggagcacgttgtcagacaacgttcaggtatttgtctaatatctgatcggcatggtagtattttaagttctgtacaaaATTTGCatgcatggcaggaaccgtatTTCTAtcaccgttactgtgtgaggcacctgaaggccaatttccagaagacacatcccaacaaggatttgcatgatttaatatggatggctgcaacagatcaccaagtGTGCAAATTCAAGAATCGAATGGTATTGATCAGGCAGGAAGACAAATGa